GAGCGACGGGCTAGTTCAATCCGGGCAGCTTCAGGCAAACTGGAAAGGTGATATTCACGACCGCCACCGCGCCCTTCACGTGGACGCCATTGCCACCCCTCACGCTCTGCTTGACGATCTACGTTTGAACGGTGGTGCGGAATGGCAGACAGCTTGAGCGCCGCAAGATCTTTTGATGAAAACCAATCCATCAAGAGTCACCCCGAACGGCATACAGACGCCTGCCTGACTCGTCATATCTCTCTGGAAACAGTTGCTGAGGTGTGACACCGAGAACGTCTGCCAATTCCTTCTCAACAACGAAAGACGGCTGAAACAAAGCTTGCCTGACTGACGCAGCGGTTCGACCGATCCTCTCTCCTACGCTCTGATATGTGAGACCTTTCCGCTTCAGCTGGTAGAGCACCCAATAACCTCGGTCGCGCGGCTCTTTGGGAATGTCTATATTTATAGGCGATATGCTCATTTAGTTAAGCATATGCCAATAAATATAAGCGTCAAGCCTATTTTTTTGAGCGTTTTGCTTTTTTCTGATAAAGCGTTGAATTCACTTAGGGATTGTCGCTCCAAAAATTGGGTCAGATGTGCGACTAAGGGCAGTCGGGTTAGCCGGTGAAACAGCATCCGAACTGAAGGTCGGGCACATGGGGTCACTCAAAGACAGATTGCTAGACGTGCGCGAACATTTTGGTTTGTCGCAGCGCGAGATGGCGGCCTTTTTGGACATGTCACCTGGCACTTGGCACGGCTACGAACGCGATGAAGCATTGCCAAAATCAACAGCTTTGGAACAACTCGCCCATGAAGGCATCGACACAAACTGGTTGCTGACTGGCGAAGGTCAGATGCTAAAAGCAACCAGTGAACAATCGGAGGAAGAAGATCTCGTCTACATCCCCCGATACGACACTCTAGTTGCAGCAGGCTCAGGAGCTGTCCCAATTGAGCATCCCACCGCTACGCCGGTAGCTTTCTCACGCAAGTTCCTACGTGATGAGTTTGGAGTGAGCCCATCTGGACTCTTTCTGATTGAGGCACGAGGCGACAGCATGACCGGCCTCATCGACAACGGCGACGTTCTCCTTGTCGATACAAATGAGCCGAAGATGTCGGGCGACGGCATCTACGTTTTTTCCGTAGACGGCATGCTTCTTGTTAAACAGCTCCGTTCGCGCTTAAATGGTGATATTGAAGTTTTCGACGGTGAGGGAAAGCTGCAACAGACACTTTCCCGCAAAGATCTAAAGAACGTCGAAGTTGTTGGGCGCGTCATTTGGAAGGCGGGTCGAGCTTAGGAGTATCGCTGTGAAATCGACACTGTTCCTGCTGCCGCTGATAGTCACTCTGACCGCCACCCCACTTGCCGCTGCTCAAAAAATCAACGGCCCAATCATCGGATGTTTGTCTGAGGAGAAACTGTCCCAAGTTCGCGACGCCATCGGCAGAGATGATCGCCGTCAGGCACAAGCAATTGTTGCGACCGGCCAATGCGCCACCCTCAATGGGCAGGAATACTCTGTTGCTGATCGCGGACTGATCATCTCCGAAATCCTCGTCTACACAGGTGGTGGCTCAATCCCGATGTTCGTCAGCACCGAATCCATCTCTGAAGCTAATTAGGTGACGGTCGATCCTTATGACAGATACAGGAAATGAGCCGGCCAAAGACATAACTGAGAGCGCAGATGAATCTGAATACGAGATTCGTTTTTGGAAGGTACATCAGCAGACATTCGTTTTGGTCAATGGGGGTTTGCTCGCATTGAGTGTAGCGTTTCTCGCAGCTGGCTCCATTCAACTCAATGCAGAGTTTGCATTCACCGTTTGTTCCCTTACTGCGGTGTTCAACTTCTTGAACATCACGGCTCAATCTGTAGCCGTGGACGACGGACGTGACGGTCGGACATTCTCGCCAACAATACACGGACTAACTTTCTATGAGGGACGTGTCTTAACCGATGTTGGGTCTTTACTTGCTGCTCTGTTCTTCGCAATCGGTTTATGTCTCAACGTTTGGAATAGTTCAGTCGATGCTAGTCAATGCGCGTTGGCATCTACGAATGAGAATAGCATCTTGCCAGTTGGAAACGGGCAGCAGCCTCTCTCCAACTGACAGACGTCCAGATGTGGCGCGCAGGTTCACAACAAAAACGCTAGTTTTCCAAGGGTTTGAGCGGCGCGCTGACACATAAGTTCGCGCCGCATGGTTTGGCAACCCGGCGCAGCTGCCTACAAGCTAACCATCTGTTTTCATTTGTGTTTCGCGTGAAACCATGTGGCGCACTGTGGGTCAATCCATGTGGCGCATCTGCAGCACCTTCTTCATTCCATGTGGCGCGGCAAATTTTAGGCTTCCCATTCTTTTCCCGCAGAATACCGCCAAATCCCGGTTAATCCCGCATAGTTCCGCCTGGTTCAATCTATGTGGCACGGTACAGCAATTTTCGAAAACGAGTATTCGCCAGTAATTGAAGGTTAAGCCACCCGTCAATTAAAAACTAAACGTGCCGATTTGCCACACAACCCATCTATCGATGACGTTAGGGGAAGCGAAGCTTCTTGTAGGTGACAATCGTGCGCGTCCCGCCACACACCTACGTCATACATAATTGCGTTGAGCACCATCATTCCTACTTTGCCGGACCCATCGACAGAGAAGGACATGATCGCAATGGATGCCTTTCATGAAATGAACACGCAGATCGCGCAGTTCCCACTATGGCTACAATGGTGGCTTACCTGGATGCAAACGCTGCTCATCGCTCTACCCTTCGCATTCATCAAAAGACGCGAAGCGCAGGTACTGATCGCCGCTCAAGTTCTCAATTTTGCCCTCGGTTTTTACGTCTACACCGCTCAAGGGAACATGATCACCAAACTCTTTGGCCTGGGTCACATCTTCTGGGCTGTTGCATTTGCGTATTTTGTCTATCGGATTTTCAGCGGCAAGTCAGAGACCGAGGGTCGCCCCTATTTCCGCGCATGGCTTTACACAGCAACTGTCACGCTTGCCATCTCGCTTGTCTTCGACACTTACGATCTCATTCAGTATGTCAGCGGCACCCGCGAGCCAATGGTGGAATATTACGCACGGTGAGCGGCAGAGACGGGCCAATTTCACATGGTGCAGCCCCAGTGGCCCCTGTGGCCCCAGCGCCCCCAAGCATTGGCTCCACAACGGCTCCGCCAAATGGCCCCTCATTGCGGACCGTTTCTCCTTATCTCTGACCTGCACACAAGGAGATTTGTCATTCATGGAAACAGCCCACTCACAAAGCGCCGTCGGCGTCATGCTGAAAGAATGGCGGGCAGCGAGAGGGTTGAGCCAGCTCGCCCTGGCCTGCGACGCAGACATTTCCCCGCGACACTTGAGCTTCGTGGAAA
The DNA window shown above is from Parvibaculaceae bacterium PLY_AMNH_Bact1 and carries:
- a CDS encoding hypothetical protein (Derived by automated computational analysis using gene prediction method: GeneMarkS-2+.), translating into MKSTLFLLPLIVTLTATPLAAAQKINGPIIGCLSEEKLSQVRDAIGRDDRRQAQAIVATGQCATLNGQEYSVADRGLIISEILVYTGGGSIPMFVSTESISEAN
- a CDS encoding helix-turn-helix domain-containing protein (Derived by automated computational analysis using gene prediction method: Protein Homology.) encodes the protein MGSLKDRLLDVREHFGLSQREMAAFLDMSPGTWHGYERDEALPKSTALEQLAHEGIDTNWLLTGEGQMLKATSEQSEEEDLVYIPRYDTLVAAGSGAVPIEHPTATPVAFSRKFLRDEFGVSPSGLFLIEARGDSMTGLIDNGDVLLVDTNEPKMSGDGIYVFSVDGMLLVKQLRSRLNGDIEVFDGEGKLQQTLSRKDLKNVEVVGRVIWKAGRA
- a CDS encoding hypothetical protein (Derived by automated computational analysis using gene prediction method: GeneMarkS-2+.), whose product is MIAMDAFHEMNTQIAQFPLWLQWWLTWMQTLLIALPFAFIKRREAQVLIAAQVLNFALGFYVYTAQGNMITKLFGLGHIFWAVAFAYFVYRIFSGKSETEGRPYFRAWLYTATVTLAISLVFDTYDLIQYVSGTREPMVEYYAR
- a CDS encoding hypothetical protein (Derived by automated computational analysis using gene prediction method: GeneMarkS-2+.) produces the protein MTDTGNEPAKDITESADESEYEIRFWKVHQQTFVLVNGGLLALSVAFLAAGSIQLNAEFAFTVCSLTAVFNFLNITAQSVAVDDGRDGRTFSPTIHGLTFYEGRVLTDVGSLLAALFFAIGLCLNVWNSSVDASQCALASTNENSILPVGNGQQPLSN